A section of the Streptomyces sp. NBC_01363 genome encodes:
- a CDS encoding alpha/beta hydrolase-fold protein: MTDPDTGLKADEESVFAEFGLPGTPGTDAFWAAARTPAPVPDGEGGWRTLFLWRGAGACIDFESWSQPVPLRRWAGTDCWYAEVRMPARLRVTYRIIAGDAAHADPFNPVGAGADRSIAATPDAPAQPHWPVVGADDVLPLPRTRLRWSSDRLGGRRTVRVHPVGGGGPVVLLLDGDDWLHLHPAMAAFDSAVAGGGMPPVTLVFLPAKDRATEFGCRPELWEAVRDELLPLVAESGVPADLDRLVVAGQSLGGLSALYAALEFPDLVSRVALQSASLWWAPGAMDLADPLGGPVGGAVAARLRQNPDLSRLRCAFDVGEHETRMLPHCELAEKLTERAGATVRVSRSASDHDRAGWRHALLRDVAWALG, encoded by the coding sequence CTGCGCGGACGCCCGCCCCGGTGCCCGACGGCGAAGGCGGCTGGCGGACCCTGTTCCTGTGGCGCGGGGCCGGGGCCTGCATCGACTTCGAGAGCTGGTCACAGCCGGTTCCGCTGCGCCGATGGGCCGGCACGGACTGCTGGTACGCCGAAGTTCGGATGCCCGCGCGGCTGCGGGTGACCTACCGGATCATCGCGGGTGACGCCGCCCACGCGGACCCGTTCAACCCGGTCGGGGCCGGCGCCGACCGGTCCATCGCCGCGACCCCGGACGCCCCGGCCCAGCCGCACTGGCCCGTCGTCGGCGCCGACGACGTCCTGCCCCTCCCCCGCACCCGGCTCCGCTGGAGCAGCGACCGGCTCGGCGGACGGCGCACCGTGCGCGTGCACCCGGTGGGCGGTGGCGGGCCGGTGGTCCTGCTGCTCGACGGGGACGACTGGCTGCACCTGCACCCGGCCATGGCCGCGTTCGACTCGGCCGTCGCCGGTGGTGGGATGCCCCCCGTCACGCTCGTCTTCCTTCCGGCCAAGGACAGGGCGACCGAGTTCGGGTGCAGGCCCGAGCTGTGGGAGGCGGTGCGGGACGAACTGCTGCCGCTGGTGGCGGAATCCGGCGTACCGGCCGACCTGGACCGGCTGGTGGTCGCCGGGCAGAGCCTGGGCGGGCTGAGCGCGCTCTACGCGGCGCTGGAGTTCCCGGACCTGGTCTCGCGCGTCGCCCTCCAGTCGGCCTCCCTCTGGTGGGCACCCGGTGCCATGGACCTGGCGGACCCCCTGGGCGGCCCGGTCGGCGGCGCCGTCGCCGCGCGGCTGCGGCAGAACCCCGACCTGTCCCGTCTGCGGTGCGCGTTCGACGTGGGGGAACACGAGACGCGGATGCTGCCACACTGCGAACTGGCCGAGAAACTGACCGAACGGGCCGGTGCGACGGTGCGGGTCTCCCGCTCGGCTTCGGACCACGACCGGGCGGGCTGGCGGCACGCCCTGCTCAGGGACGTCGCCTGGGCTCTCGGCTGA